Proteins encoded in a region of the Streptomyces sp. PCS3-D2 genome:
- a CDS encoding IS5 family transposase produces the protein MSERKPYPSDLSDARWALIEPTLTAWRNARLERRPTGQPAKVELRDVFNALLYINRTGIPWKYLPHDFPSHGTVYAYYSHGTVYAYYAAWRDEGIFAQINYDLTGLARVKEGRKPEPTASVIDTQSVKTSINVPLTSQGTDAAKKIVGRKRGILTDTIGLILAVTVAGAGLSENAMGIRLLEQAKAAYPTIAKSWVDTGFKKSVVEHGATLGIDVEVVNRNPETRGFQVLKRRWVVERSIGWIMMHRRLARDYETLTASSEAMIHIASIDNRAKRITDETTPTWRGTY, from the coding sequence GTGAGCGAGCGCAAGCCGTACCCCAGCGACCTGTCCGACGCCCGGTGGGCCCTGATCGAGCCGACGTTGACGGCCTGGCGGAATGCCCGGCTCGAACGCAGACCCACGGGCCAGCCGGCCAAGGTTGAGTTACGCGATGTGTTCAACGCGCTCCTCTACATCAACCGCACGGGAATCCCCTGGAAATACCTTCCGCACGACTTCCCCAGCCACGGCACCGTCTACGCCTACTACAGCCACGGCACCGTCTACGCCTACTACGCGGCCTGGCGCGACGAGGGAATCTTCGCCCAGATCAACTACGACCTGACCGGACTGGCCCGCGTCAAGGAAGGCCGAAAGCCCGAGCCGACCGCCTCCGTCATCGACACCCAGAGCGTCAAAACCTCCATCAATGTGCCCCTGACCAGCCAGGGAACCGACGCCGCGAAGAAGATCGTGGGCAGGAAGCGCGGCATCCTCACCGACACCATCGGCCTCATCCTCGCCGTGACCGTCGCCGGCGCCGGCCTCTCCGAGAATGCCATGGGAATACGCCTCCTCGAACAGGCGAAAGCGGCCTACCCGACCATCGCGAAGAGCTGGGTCGACACCGGCTTCAAGAAATCCGTGGTCGAGCACGGGGCCACCCTCGGAATCGATGTCGAAGTCGTCAACAGGAACCCTGAAACCCGCGGCTTTCAGGTCTTGAAAAGGCGCTGGGTAGTAGAGCGGAGTATCGGCTGGATCATGATGCACCGCCGCCTCGCCCGCGACTACGAGACTCTCACCGCCAGCTCCGAAGCCATGATTCACATCGCCTCGATCGACAACCGCGCCAAACGCATAACGGACGAGACCACACCAACCTGGCGAGGAACCTACTAG
- a CDS encoding ABC transporter ATP-binding protein: MNPVAEVEDLRVEVAGSTLVDGVSLTARAGRVTALIGPSGSGKTTTGRALLGEFPPGARIDGRIRTPGGGAVGYVPQHPAAVLNPARRAGALLWDIAARRGGTRRAIHDRVEHALRLAQLPDPAMVLRRYPHQLSGGQQQRVVIAQALLLGAKVIVADEPTTGQDPATKQGVVEALADVARQGIAIVLLSHDLDVVRQLADDAVILRAGRVVAQGSVDEVLPTPAQPAAHRPRPAAPGSGGRLEVRDLTARHRTTRGTVPVLHDITVSVAPGECLAVVGRSGSGKTTLGRCLAGLHSAYEGTVLLDGNPLPRSLRARTPAELAAVQYVFQDPKAAFDEHRPVIDQVARTAARLRGADRDTARQAATRTLEELGLAEDLTLRRPGALSGGELQRAALARALLAEPKVLICDEITSGLDPATRDAILAVLTGLRDRASLSLVFITHDRVAADALADRTAALDAGRLITCG, translated from the coding sequence ATGAACCCGGTCGCGGAAGTGGAGGACCTGCGCGTGGAGGTGGCGGGCAGCACGCTCGTCGACGGAGTGAGCCTGACGGCCCGCGCCGGCCGCGTCACCGCCCTCATCGGGCCCTCCGGCAGTGGCAAGACCACCACCGGACGCGCCCTGCTCGGCGAGTTTCCGCCCGGCGCCCGCATCGACGGCCGAATCCGCACCCCGGGCGGTGGCGCCGTCGGGTACGTACCCCAGCACCCCGCCGCCGTCCTCAACCCCGCCCGGCGCGCCGGAGCACTGCTGTGGGACATCGCCGCCCGCCGGGGCGGAACCCGCCGCGCGATCCACGACCGCGTCGAGCACGCCCTGCGCCTGGCCCAGCTGCCCGACCCCGCGATGGTGCTGCGCCGCTACCCCCACCAGCTCTCCGGCGGCCAGCAGCAGCGGGTCGTCATCGCCCAGGCCCTGCTCCTCGGCGCCAAGGTGATCGTCGCCGACGAACCCACCACGGGCCAGGACCCGGCCACCAAACAGGGCGTGGTCGAGGCCCTGGCCGACGTCGCCCGGCAAGGCATCGCCATTGTCCTGCTGAGCCACGACCTGGACGTCGTACGACAGCTGGCCGACGACGCGGTCATACTGCGCGCCGGCCGGGTTGTGGCCCAGGGATCGGTGGACGAGGTGCTGCCCACCCCCGCGCAGCCGGCGGCCCACCGGCCCCGCCCTGCCGCACCCGGGAGCGGAGGGCGTCTGGAGGTACGGGACCTGACCGCACGGCACCGGACCACGCGCGGCACCGTTCCGGTACTGCACGACATCACGGTGTCGGTCGCGCCGGGGGAGTGCCTGGCCGTGGTCGGCCGCTCCGGCAGCGGCAAGACCACCCTCGGCCGGTGCCTGGCCGGACTGCACTCCGCGTACGAGGGGACGGTCCTGCTCGACGGGAACCCGCTGCCGCGCAGCCTCCGCGCCCGCACCCCCGCCGAACTGGCCGCCGTCCAGTACGTGTTCCAGGACCCCAAGGCAGCCTTCGACGAACACCGGCCGGTCATCGACCAGGTCGCCCGCACGGCGGCCCGACTCCGCGGAGCCGACCGGGACACCGCACGCCAAGCCGCCACCCGAACCCTGGAGGAACTGGGACTGGCCGAGGACCTGACCCTGCGCCGCCCCGGTGCACTGTCCGGCGGCGAACTCCAGCGGGCCGCCCTGGCCCGGGCACTGCTGGCAGAGCCCAAGGTCCTGATATGCGACGAGATCACCTCCGGCCTCGACCCCGCCACGCGCGATGCCATCCTCGCCGTCCTGACGGGGCTCCGCGACCGGGCATCGCTCAGCCTGGTGTTCATCACCCACGACCGGGTAGCCGCCGACGCCCTGGCCGACCGCACCGCGGCCCTCGACGCAGGCCGTCTGATCACGTGTGGGTAG
- a CDS encoding ABC transporter permease: MKPRLPRYALAVGLIAVPLLLAVLGPLLAGPAGPRSVSFASGPGHWLGTDFSGRDVWRQVLLGGRSVVLVALAATGLAYLVAVPLGLTAALTHRTWLEEALMRPLDVLIAVPSLLLVLLVAATLTPGPAGLAVLVGLAAVPEAARVVHAAAAEISSRPAVEALRMQGESWWRTAFGYVARSMRRTLAADAGIRLTGALYLVATAAFLGIGVEPDAADWAVMVDRNRTGMFLQPWAVVVPALLIAALSMGTNLLFDAALHTPAAKATRKEGRG, from the coding sequence GTGAAGCCCCGTCTGCCCCGGTACGCGCTCGCCGTGGGGCTCATCGCCGTCCCCCTGCTGCTGGCCGTCCTCGGACCGCTCCTCGCCGGACCGGCCGGGCCGCGCTCGGTCTCCTTCGCGTCGGGCCCGGGGCACTGGCTCGGCACGGACTTCAGCGGCCGGGACGTCTGGCGGCAGGTCCTGCTCGGCGGACGCTCCGTGGTCCTCGTGGCCCTCGCGGCCACCGGCCTCGCCTATCTGGTGGCCGTCCCCCTCGGGCTGACCGCCGCGCTCACCCACCGCACCTGGCTGGAGGAGGCCCTCATGCGGCCCCTCGACGTACTGATCGCCGTGCCGTCCCTCCTGCTGGTCCTGCTGGTCGCGGCGACCCTGACCCCGGGGCCGGCCGGGCTGGCCGTCCTGGTCGGGCTGGCCGCCGTACCCGAGGCCGCGCGGGTCGTGCACGCGGCGGCGGCCGAGATCTCCTCCCGGCCCGCCGTCGAGGCCCTGCGGATGCAGGGGGAGTCCTGGTGGCGTACGGCCTTCGGCTACGTCGCCCGCTCCATGCGCCGCACCCTGGCCGCCGACGCCGGAATCCGGCTGACCGGCGCGCTCTACCTGGTGGCCACGGCCGCCTTCCTCGGGATCGGAGTCGAGCCGGATGCCGCCGACTGGGCGGTGATGGTGGACCGCAACCGCACGGGAATGTTCCTCCAGCCGTGGGCCGTGGTGGTGCCCGCACTCCTCATCGCCGCTCTGTCCATGGGCACCAACCTGCTCTTCGACGCCGCCCTGCACACACCGGCCGCCAAAGCCACGAGGAAAGAAGGTCGAGGATGA
- a CDS encoding ABC transporter permease, which translates to MDRVTLHLHWVGRRLLLGLGQTAAVVLFVFALTEALPGDAAVALAGDQPDPERIARIRAALDLDRPTAERFLDWAAGLLHGDLGTSLVSGRPVSGYLAGGLGPTVLLASATLVVLLPLSAGLGVLCARREGGPLDRTLSALTLAVHSVPEFALGVLLATVFGLWLGWLPPTAVGADPLTDPAVLVLPVLVLISRPVCTISRLVRAGMIDAMASPYVAQALRYGVGGGRVRWAHALPNALAPAAQQLARTCDWLLSGVIVVEALFVIPGLGTVLIDAVAARDVPVVQGMAVVFGVVTVLANLGADLVARRFAPRAEVVA; encoded by the coding sequence CTGGATCGCGTGACCCTCCACCTCCACTGGGTCGGCCGCCGCCTGCTCCTCGGCCTGGGGCAGACGGCGGCCGTCGTCCTGTTCGTCTTCGCGCTCACCGAGGCCCTGCCCGGGGACGCGGCCGTCGCCCTGGCCGGCGACCAGCCCGACCCCGAGCGCATCGCCCGTATCCGCGCGGCCCTGGACCTGGACCGGCCCACCGCCGAACGCTTCCTGGACTGGGCCGCCGGACTTCTCCACGGCGACCTCGGCACCTCCCTGGTCAGCGGACGGCCCGTCTCCGGCTACCTGGCCGGCGGCCTCGGGCCCACGGTGCTGCTCGCGTCCGCCACCCTCGTCGTCCTGCTCCCGCTGTCGGCCGGGCTCGGCGTGCTCTGCGCCCGCCGCGAGGGCGGCCCACTGGACCGCACCCTCAGCGCGCTGACCCTGGCGGTGCACTCCGTACCCGAATTCGCCCTCGGCGTGCTGCTGGCCACCGTGTTCGGACTGTGGCTGGGCTGGCTGCCGCCCACCGCCGTCGGCGCGGACCCGCTCACCGACCCGGCCGTACTGGTCCTGCCCGTCCTCGTCCTCATCTCCCGGCCCGTGTGCACCATCAGCCGTCTCGTCCGCGCCGGGATGATCGACGCCATGGCCTCGCCGTATGTCGCCCAGGCGCTGCGTTACGGCGTCGGCGGCGGGCGCGTGCGCTGGGCGCACGCCCTGCCCAACGCCCTCGCCCCGGCCGCCCAGCAGCTGGCCCGGACCTGCGACTGGCTGCTGAGCGGGGTCATCGTCGTCGAGGCCCTCTTCGTCATCCCGGGCCTGGGGACCGTGCTCATCGACGCCGTCGCCGCCCGGGACGTACCCGTCGTCCAGGGCATGGCCGTCGTCTTCGGCGTGGTCACCGTCCTGGCCAATCTCGGGGCCGACCTCGTCGCCCGCCGGTTCGCTCCGCGTGCGGAGGTGGTCGCGTGA
- a CDS encoding ABC transporter substrate-binding protein, whose amino-acid sequence MNNPRSGFARRGFLLATATATAAALALTAGCAGDTGKTADPKNAAAAGTPQRGGTLRAAFPGGGAGETLDPHAANLFVDAARAKALYDKLADFGADLAPVPRLAERWEPNESLDTWKITLRKAAFHDGRPVTAEDVLYSYRRIADPKGTFRAKASLEPIDLAASRALDASTVEFKLKRPYAEFPNVLAAFGAYIIPKDTTSFDKPVGSGPFTFAAFTPGKSLVVKRNDAYWEGAPHLDQVEFVVASEESARVSALLGGQVQYAHELSPATARTHEGKGKIEVIRLPGSSMQGFVMKTDRPPFNDPRVRQAFFLIADRKELVDGALSGAGEVGNDLFGKGYRYYASGLPQRTQDLERARALLKEAGAENLKVTLDTAPAATGFVEAAGIFKEQAAKAGVTVEVKVGNKDTYWKDILDNGTFASYRSGSMPIESHISQRLLTGSTTNATKWKQKDFDDLYQQAQSTRDEKERAALYERMQRRLYDEGGFLIWGFADWIVATAPTVHGVDAKAPANTLDWARFDKIWIA is encoded by the coding sequence GTGAACAACCCCCGCTCCGGCTTCGCCCGCAGAGGATTCCTCCTCGCCACCGCCACGGCCACCGCCGCCGCCCTCGCCCTCACCGCCGGCTGCGCCGGCGACACCGGCAAGACCGCCGACCCCAAGAACGCCGCAGCGGCCGGCACCCCCCAGCGCGGCGGCACGCTGCGCGCCGCCTTCCCCGGCGGAGGCGCGGGCGAGACCCTCGACCCGCACGCCGCCAACCTGTTCGTCGACGCCGCCCGCGCCAAGGCCCTCTACGACAAGCTCGCCGACTTCGGCGCCGACCTCGCCCCCGTACCGCGCCTCGCCGAGCGCTGGGAGCCCAACGAGAGCCTCGACACCTGGAAGATCACCCTCCGTAAGGCCGCCTTCCACGACGGCCGCCCGGTCACCGCCGAGGACGTCCTCTACAGCTACCGCCGCATCGCCGACCCCAAGGGCACCTTCCGCGCCAAGGCCTCCCTGGAGCCCATCGACCTCGCGGCCAGCCGCGCCCTCGACGCGTCCACCGTCGAGTTCAAGCTGAAGCGCCCCTACGCCGAATTCCCCAACGTCCTCGCCGCGTTCGGTGCGTACATCATCCCCAAGGACACCACCTCCTTCGACAAGCCCGTCGGCTCCGGCCCGTTCACCTTCGCCGCCTTCACCCCCGGCAAGTCCCTCGTCGTCAAGCGCAACGACGCCTACTGGGAGGGCGCCCCCCACCTCGACCAGGTCGAATTCGTCGTCGCCTCCGAGGAGTCGGCCCGCGTCAGCGCACTGCTCGGCGGGCAGGTCCAGTACGCCCACGAGCTCAGCCCCGCCACCGCCCGCACCCACGAGGGCAAGGGGAAGATCGAGGTCATCCGGCTGCCCGGCAGCTCCATGCAGGGCTTCGTGATGAAGACCGACCGGCCTCCGTTCAACGACCCGCGGGTCCGCCAGGCCTTCTTCCTCATCGCCGACCGCAAGGAACTCGTCGACGGCGCCCTCTCCGGCGCCGGCGAGGTCGGCAACGACCTCTTCGGCAAGGGGTACCGGTACTACGCCTCCGGCCTGCCCCAGCGCACCCAGGACCTGGAGCGGGCCCGCGCCCTCCTCAAGGAGGCCGGCGCCGAGAACCTCAAGGTCACCCTCGACACCGCTCCCGCCGCCACCGGCTTTGTCGAGGCCGCCGGGATCTTCAAGGAGCAGGCGGCAAAGGCCGGGGTCACCGTCGAGGTCAAGGTCGGCAACAAGGACACGTACTGGAAGGACATCCTCGACAACGGGACCTTCGCCTCCTACCGGTCCGGGTCCATGCCCATCGAGTCCCACATCTCGCAGCGCCTGCTCACCGGCTCCACCACCAACGCCACCAAGTGGAAGCAGAAGGACTTCGACGACCTGTACCAGCAGGCCCAGTCCACCCGTGACGAGAAGGAGCGGGCCGCCCTCTACGAGCGCATGCAGCGCCGCCTGTACGACGAAGGCGGCTTCCTGATCTGGGGCTTCGCCGACTGGATCGTCGCCACCGCGCCCACCGTGCACGGCGTCGACGCGAAGGCCCCCGCCAACACCCTCGACTGGGCCCGCTTCGACAAGATCTGGATCGCGTGA
- a CDS encoding trans-aconitate 2-methyltransferase, protein MSNGNLLTDHPELYEERFPDPDHLAARWAEDTLRRHGAGPRVLDVGCGTGRDAAWLHRHAGRRVTGIDTAETMLAHARRAHPGPDYHRADMRDFDLGATFDAVICLDSALLYCHTNDDLTAFLDRCRAHLAPGGLLVAEMRNGAFFLGNTELLDGPRTASFDWRGTIHTSHTTLWIDHGAQLLRRHRTWSADDGSPSKEQPEQQSAWRLLFPQELRYFLTTAGFEVLDLYDRPGPRTEPPWREGDSPSGTTSSDRLHLVARLHH, encoded by the coding sequence ATGAGCAACGGCAACCTTCTCACCGACCATCCCGAGCTCTACGAAGAGCGCTTCCCGGACCCCGACCACCTCGCCGCCCGTTGGGCCGAGGACACCCTGCGCCGTCACGGCGCGGGACCCCGCGTCCTGGACGTCGGCTGCGGCACCGGCCGGGACGCGGCCTGGCTGCACCGCCACGCCGGACGCCGAGTCACCGGCATCGACACCGCCGAGACCATGCTCGCCCACGCCCGCCGCGCCCACCCAGGCCCCGACTACCACCGCGCCGACATGCGGGACTTCGACCTCGGGGCCACCTTCGACGCGGTCATCTGCCTGGACAGCGCCCTCCTCTACTGCCACACCAACGACGACCTGACGGCGTTCCTCGACCGCTGCCGCGCCCACCTCGCCCCCGGTGGCCTGCTCGTCGCGGAGATGCGCAACGGCGCCTTTTTCCTCGGCAACACCGAGCTCCTCGACGGCCCGCGCACCGCCTCCTTCGACTGGCGCGGCACCATCCATACCTCCCACACCACCCTGTGGATCGATCACGGCGCCCAACTCCTGCGCCGCCACCGCACCTGGAGCGCCGACGACGGCAGCCCGTCCAAGGAGCAGCCCGAGCAGCAGTCCGCCTGGCGGCTGCTGTTCCCCCAGGAGCTGCGGTACTTCCTCACCACCGCCGGCTTCGAGGTCCTCGACCTGTACGACCGGCCCGGCCCGCGCACCGAACCGCCGTGGCGCGAAGGCGACTCCCCGTCCGGGACCACGAGTTCCGACCGCCTGCACCTCGTCGCCCGGCTCCACCACTAG
- a CDS encoding MFS transporter, translated as MRTLAAVRGFPPAVRLLLINQLGVNTGFYVLIPYLATHLTDDLGMSAALVGLVLGLRNLSQQGMFLIGGSAADRLGARGVIIAGCGLRTLGFALFAFGDALPVLIAASVLSGLAGALFNPAVRTYVAQESGDRKAEAFALFNVFATAGALLGPLLGSLLLFGGFRVAALTAAGVFAVLTVAQAVVLPARAVPRPAGSVLGDWREVAGNRRFVAFALAMVGMYGMESQLYLLLPHAARQATGWAGAVGLLFAAGTLANLLFQLRLTHRLSARGGGRGRWIAAGLAVSALGFVPPMLVAGAAGEHPGRLLPVLAGALLLHLGLMTAGPFVMELIPAFGRGELTGTFYGLFYAVSGVAAAGAGAGVGWAMDTATRTGPAWFPYACCTGLGFVSAAAVARLHRRRFLPDAPVTAEAPTVPDTRDPDRDPDPDPCADAASAAPNRDPRSLSETR; from the coding sequence GTGAGAACCCTCGCCGCGGTGCGCGGCTTCCCGCCGGCCGTGCGGCTCCTGCTGATCAACCAGCTCGGCGTCAACACCGGCTTCTACGTGCTCATCCCGTACCTGGCCACCCACCTCACCGACGACCTCGGCATGTCGGCGGCGCTGGTCGGCCTGGTCCTGGGCCTGCGCAACCTCAGCCAGCAGGGCATGTTCCTGATCGGGGGCTCGGCGGCCGACCGCCTCGGCGCCCGCGGCGTGATCATCGCGGGCTGTGGACTGCGTACTCTCGGCTTCGCGCTGTTCGCGTTCGGCGACGCCCTGCCCGTACTGATCGCCGCCTCGGTGCTGAGCGGGCTCGCCGGCGCCCTGTTCAACCCGGCCGTACGGACGTACGTCGCCCAGGAGTCCGGCGACCGCAAGGCCGAGGCGTTCGCGCTGTTCAACGTGTTCGCCACGGCCGGGGCGCTGCTCGGACCGCTGCTGGGCAGCCTGCTGCTGTTCGGCGGTTTCCGGGTGGCGGCGCTCACAGCGGCGGGCGTGTTCGCGGTGCTCACCGTTGCGCAGGCCGTCGTGCTGCCCGCTCGTGCGGTGCCGCGTCCGGCCGGGTCCGTCCTCGGCGACTGGCGGGAGGTGGCGGGCAACCGCCGCTTCGTCGCCTTCGCCCTGGCCATGGTCGGCATGTACGGCATGGAGAGCCAGCTCTACCTGCTGCTCCCGCACGCCGCGCGCCAGGCCACCGGCTGGGCGGGCGCCGTCGGGCTGCTCTTCGCCGCCGGGACGCTTGCCAACCTGCTGTTCCAGCTGCGCCTGACCCACCGGCTGTCCGCACGGGGCGGCGGCCGCGGCCGCTGGATCGCCGCCGGGCTGGCCGTCAGCGCGCTTGGTTTCGTACCGCCCATGCTGGTGGCGGGCGCGGCGGGGGAGCACCCGGGGCGGCTGCTGCCGGTGCTGGCCGGGGCGCTGCTGCTGCACCTCGGGCTGATGACCGCCGGGCCGTTCGTGATGGAGCTGATTCCCGCGTTCGGCCGCGGGGAGCTGACCGGCACGTTCTACGGCCTCTTCTATGCCGTGTCCGGAGTAGCCGCCGCGGGCGCCGGGGCGGGGGTCGGGTGGGCCATGGACACCGCCACCCGCACCGGCCCGGCATGGTTTCCTTACGCCTGCTGCACGGGCCTCGGCTTCGTCTCGGCGGCTGCTGTTGCGCGGCTGCACCGGCGCCGGTTCCTGCCCGACGCTCCCGTCACCGCGGAGGCACCCACCGTCCCGGACACCCGGGACCCGGACCGGGACCCGGACCCGGACCCATGTGCGGACGCGGCATCCGCCGCTCCGAACCGCGACCCCCGCTCCCTAAGCGAGACCCGATGA
- a CDS encoding dipeptide epimerase, giving the protein MRLTWHTASLELAEPLRISRSVMARRDAVWVCLEHGGLRGWGEAVSSDYLGLPTQRILRYLSAVRPAFERLPDPETAWAELAPAGSLGADLPAGVLAAVEAAVLDLTGKRAGEPAHQLLGSPLPPSAATARTIGIVPPVSAAAQASRLAVAGFTVLKVKAGSPDPAEDLARVEAVREGAPAADLLLDPNGAWTEDQAHALLPRFAALGVTAVEQPIAAGRPDALARVAIASPIPVIADEDAVSYEDAVALAGRVHGVNVKLAKCGGVRAALRIHAALAGSGTDLMLGCLTASSLGIAPAVHLVDRARWVDLDGHLLLADDPWTGIGGADGTVRPAPRGGLGVLRRAHIPAGAAR; this is encoded by the coding sequence ATGAGACTCACCTGGCACACCGCCTCGCTGGAACTGGCGGAACCGCTGCGGATCTCCCGCTCCGTCATGGCCCGCCGCGACGCCGTCTGGGTCTGTCTGGAGCACGGCGGGCTGCGCGGTTGGGGGGAGGCTGTCAGCAGCGACTATCTCGGGCTGCCCACCCAGCGCATCCTGCGCTACCTGAGCGCCGTACGCCCGGCGTTCGAGCGCCTGCCGGACCCCGAGACCGCCTGGGCCGAGCTGGCACCTGCGGGCTCCCTCGGCGCCGACCTGCCCGCGGGAGTCCTTGCCGCGGTCGAGGCCGCCGTACTGGACCTCACCGGCAAACGGGCCGGCGAACCCGCTCACCAACTCCTCGGCAGTCCTCTGCCTCCGTCGGCGGCCACGGCCCGCACCATTGGTATCGTCCCGCCTGTCTCCGCTGCCGCCCAGGCGAGTCGGCTCGCCGTGGCCGGGTTCACCGTCCTGAAGGTCAAGGCGGGGTCCCCCGACCCAGCCGAGGACCTTGCCCGGGTCGAGGCCGTCCGCGAAGGGGCGCCCGCCGCGGATCTGCTGCTCGACCCCAACGGCGCCTGGACCGAGGACCAGGCCCACGCACTGCTGCCGCGCTTCGCCGCCCTCGGCGTCACGGCGGTGGAGCAGCCGATCGCGGCCGGCCGGCCCGATGCGCTGGCCCGGGTCGCGATCGCTTCCCCGATTCCGGTGATCGCCGACGAGGACGCCGTTTCCTACGAGGACGCCGTGGCCCTCGCCGGCCGGGTCCACGGGGTCAACGTCAAGCTCGCCAAGTGCGGCGGCGTACGGGCCGCGCTGCGCATCCACGCCGCGCTGGCAGGCAGCGGCACCGACCTCATGCTCGGCTGCCTGACGGCCAGTTCGCTCGGCATCGCCCCCGCCGTCCACCTCGTCGACCGGGCCCGCTGGGTCGACCTCGACGGGCACCTGCTCCTCGCCGACGACCCGTGGACCGGGATCGGAGGCGCCGACGGCACCGTACGCCCCGCCCCGCGCGGCGGCCTGGGAGTGCTGCGCCGGGCCCACATACCCGCAGGGGCCGCACGGTGA
- a CDS encoding PLP-dependent cysteine synthase family protein, with the protein MHRSDAAAANPDLLPLLGRTPLARIRTDLPHPHPGFWAKLECLSAGGMKARAAMSMLAGARRRGELRPGAPVVESTSGTMGVGLAFAGQALGHPVVLVGDTELEPSMRQLLRTYGARLELVDRPADKGGWQAARIARLREVLARTDGAYWPDQYNNPDNPAGYRSMAAELIGQLDHLDVLVCSVGTGGHSAGLVGPLRRRWPRLKVVGVDSVGSAIFGQPARPRLMRGLGSSIHPGNVRHGAFDEVHWVGPAEAVDACRRLARGSFVSGGWSTGAVALVSAWAARAEPGAVVATVFPDGPHRYLGTVYDDDFCHAHGLTAAALATRPLEIPHPRAAEAFGWVRCRTVLDPVAAPRGGTPATRVPAPGGAV; encoded by the coding sequence ATGCACCGGTCCGACGCCGCTGCCGCCAACCCCGATCTGCTGCCCCTGCTGGGGCGCACCCCGCTCGCCCGTATCCGCACCGACCTTCCCCACCCCCATCCCGGGTTCTGGGCCAAGCTCGAATGCCTCAGCGCCGGCGGGATGAAGGCCCGCGCGGCGATGTCCATGCTGGCCGGTGCCCGACGGCGCGGTGAGCTGCGCCCCGGCGCGCCGGTCGTGGAGTCCACCTCCGGGACGATGGGCGTCGGGCTGGCCTTCGCCGGACAGGCGCTCGGTCATCCCGTCGTCCTCGTCGGCGACACCGAACTCGAACCGTCCATGCGGCAGCTGCTGCGTACCTACGGCGCCCGCCTGGAGCTCGTCGACCGACCCGCGGACAAGGGCGGATGGCAGGCCGCCCGTATCGCCCGGCTGCGCGAGGTCCTGGCGCGGACTGACGGTGCCTACTGGCCTGACCAGTACAACAACCCCGACAATCCCGCGGGTTACCGCTCGATGGCCGCAGAACTGATCGGCCAGCTCGACCACTTGGACGTCCTGGTGTGCAGCGTGGGAACCGGCGGTCACAGCGCCGGACTGGTCGGCCCGCTGCGCCGTCGCTGGCCCCGGCTGAAGGTGGTGGGCGTCGACTCCGTCGGCTCCGCCATCTTCGGCCAGCCCGCCCGGCCGCGCCTGATGCGCGGACTCGGCAGCAGCATCCACCCCGGCAACGTCCGCCACGGAGCGTTCGACGAGGTGCACTGGGTGGGCCCCGCCGAGGCCGTCGACGCCTGCCGCCGGCTTGCCCGTGGCAGCTTCGTCAGCGGCGGCTGGAGCACCGGCGCCGTCGCCCTGGTCTCCGCGTGGGCGGCTCGGGCCGAGCCCGGCGCCGTCGTCGCGACCGTCTTCCCCGACGGCCCGCACCGCTACCTCGGCACCGTGTACGACGACGACTTCTGCCACGCCCACGGACTGACCGCCGCTGCCCTGGCCACCCGCCCGCTGGAGATCCCGCACCCGCGTGCGGCTGAGGCGTTTGGCTGGGTCCGCTGCCGCACCGTCCTCGATCCCGTCGCCGCGCCCCGTGGCGGAACCCCTGCCACCCGCGTTCCGGCCCCCGGAGGTGCCGTATGA
- a CDS encoding Rossmann-like domain-containing protein, with translation MIRTVDQLLDAVRDGAYGPDPAHERISLAFTTAQAVRHHGRSSGYRNEVLSLRLDAAVGSCAVEPGALPGGTLDDCVGATVADLLGHSLLPVRIAALDAYLAHVRPHTPGNGAHPYPLPAGSSLSRSKARARAVVDLLPDEAPGPYERRPVLVVGVVNSLLEQLHARGLDYLPCDLKGGTTEWGEPVLTDTAAQLERCGAVLASGMTLGNGTFQSLLDHAARTGKPLVMFAQTGSAVLPRFLGAGVSAVSAEPYPFFWLDGGPGVIHRYGGCP, from the coding sequence GTGATCCGGACCGTTGACCAGCTTCTCGATGCCGTCCGTGACGGGGCGTACGGCCCCGACCCCGCCCACGAGCGGATCTCGCTCGCGTTCACCACAGCCCAGGCCGTCCGGCACCACGGGCGCAGCAGCGGTTACCGCAACGAAGTGCTGAGCCTGCGCCTCGACGCGGCCGTCGGGTCCTGCGCCGTGGAGCCCGGGGCGCTGCCCGGGGGCACCCTCGACGACTGCGTGGGCGCCACCGTCGCCGACCTGCTCGGCCATTCGCTCCTGCCGGTGCGGATCGCGGCCCTCGATGCCTACCTGGCTCACGTACGCCCGCACACGCCCGGCAACGGCGCCCACCCGTATCCGCTGCCTGCCGGCAGTTCCCTGAGCCGTTCCAAGGCCCGGGCCCGTGCCGTCGTCGACCTCCTGCCCGATGAGGCCCCGGGGCCCTACGAGCGCCGCCCGGTCCTGGTGGTCGGAGTGGTGAACTCGCTCCTGGAGCAGCTGCATGCGCGGGGCCTCGACTACCTGCCGTGCGACCTCAAGGGCGGCACCACCGAGTGGGGCGAGCCCGTCCTGACCGATACGGCCGCTCAGCTCGAGCGTTGCGGCGCCGTCCTCGCCTCCGGCATGACCCTCGGCAACGGCACCTTCCAGAGCCTGCTCGACCACGCCGCCCGGACGGGCAAGCCCCTTGTGATGTTCGCCCAGACCGGAAGCGCCGTCCTGCCCCGCTTCCTCGGAGCCGGGGTGAGCGCCGTGTCCGCCGAGCCGTACCCGTTCTTCTGGCTCGACGGCGGCCCCGGGGTCATCCACCGCTACGGAGGTTGTCCGTGA